In the Xiamenia xianingshaonis genome, one interval contains:
- the rplQ gene encoding 50S ribosomal protein L17 yields the protein MRHHYKGRKLGTDFSHTKAMKKSLAQALFLNDRIKTVESRAKEIRPLVDKIITWAKRGDLHSRRLAIAALGDKELVREIFEKVEQGLWQDRPGGYTRIMKLGNRKGDNAPMVIMELVTEPCVPKAERKAAAKKATPKKAAPKKVEKAEEEKPADELEEKVEEAVEAKEEAAEEAAETAEEAKEEAEAPKAE from the coding sequence ATGCGACATCATTACAAGGGCCGCAAGCTGGGGACCGACTTCAGCCACACCAAGGCCATGAAGAAGAGCCTGGCCCAGGCGCTGTTCCTGAACGACCGCATCAAGACGGTCGAGTCCCGCGCGAAGGAGATTCGTCCGCTCGTTGACAAGATCATCACGTGGGCCAAGCGCGGCGATCTGCATTCCCGCCGTCTGGCCATCGCGGCACTCGGCGACAAGGAACTTGTGCGCGAGATCTTTGAGAAGGTCGAGCAGGGCCTGTGGCAGGATCGTCCGGGCGGCTACACGCGCATCATGAAGCTGGGCAACCGCAAGGGCGACAACGCTCCCATGGTCATCATGGAGCTGGTCACCGAGCCGTGCGTGCCGAAGGCCGAGCGCAAGGCTGCCGCCAAAAAGGCGACGCCGAAGAAGGCTGCCCCCAAGAAGGTCGAGAAGGCTGAAGAGGAAAAGCCTGCCGACGAGCTTGAGGAAAAGGTCGAAGAAGCCGTCGAGGCCAAGGAAGAAGCTGCCGAAGAGGCCGCCGAAACCGCTGAAGAAGCCAAGGAAGAGGCCGAAGCCCCCAAGGCTGAATAG
- a CDS encoding DNA-directed RNA polymerase subunit alpha, producing the protein MTEFMRPTVTTEEVNDTVARFIVEPLERGYGYTLGNCMRRVLLSSLDGAKATAIQIEGVQHEFTTAEGVIEDITDIVLNVKGLVFAALNDDVEEATAHVSAEGPCTVTGADLAVPTEFSLVNPDHVIATVTDGGQLDMTIRIGVGRGYVSAERNKRTEDPIGVIHVDSLFSPVRRCTIDVTDTRVGQRTDYDKLVLEVETDGSLTATDAVCRAANIINQYMGAFLSLSDVVDEEEGEVPSIFAPEGQESNAELDKQIEDLDLSVRSYNCLKRAGIHSVRQLVEFSENDLLNIRNFGAKSIEEVKDKLISMDLNLKL; encoded by the coding sequence ATGACAGAGTTCATGAGGCCGACGGTAACAACGGAAGAAGTAAACGACACAGTAGCGCGCTTCATCGTCGAACCCCTCGAGCGCGGCTATGGTTACACGCTGGGTAACTGCATGCGCCGCGTCCTGCTGTCCTCCTTGGACGGCGCCAAGGCCACGGCCATCCAAATCGAGGGCGTGCAGCATGAGTTCACGACTGCTGAAGGCGTCATCGAAGATATTACCGACATCGTGCTGAACGTGAAAGGCCTCGTCTTCGCGGCTTTGAACGACGATGTCGAGGAAGCCACCGCCCACGTCTCCGCCGAAGGCCCCTGCACGGTCACCGGCGCCGACCTGGCAGTGCCTACCGAGTTCAGCCTGGTCAACCCCGATCATGTCATCGCGACGGTCACCGACGGCGGCCAGCTCGACATGACCATTCGCATCGGCGTCGGCCGTGGCTATGTGTCAGCAGAACGTAACAAGCGCACGGAAGACCCCATCGGCGTCATCCATGTGGATTCGTTGTTCTCGCCGGTTCGCCGGTGCACCATCGACGTGACGGACACGCGCGTCGGCCAGCGCACCGACTACGACAAGCTTGTACTGGAAGTTGAGACCGACGGCTCGCTCACCGCGACCGATGCGGTGTGCCGCGCGGCCAACATCATCAACCAGTACATGGGGGCGTTCTTGAGCCTGTCCGACGTGGTCGACGAAGAGGAAGGCGAAGTGCCGTCCATCTTCGCGCCCGAAGGCCAGGAATCAAACGCCGAACTGGACAAGCAGATTGAGGACTTGGACTTGTCGGTGCGTTCGTACAACTGCCTGAAGCGTGCGGGTATTCATTCCGTGCGCCAGCTGGTCGAGTTCTCCGAGAACGACCTGCTCAACATCAGGAACTTTGGTGCGAAGTCCATCGAGGAAGTGAAAGACAAGCTCATTTCCATGGATCTCAATTTGAAGCTTTAG
- the rpsD gene encoding 30S ribosomal protein S4 produces MARYTGADCRLCRREGAKLFLKGDRCYTEKCAMERRNYAPGEAGKKRVKESEYRQQLREKQKTKRIYGVMEKQFRHYYDMANRQQGVTGENLLRILESRLDNVVYRLGFAKSRAEARQQVRHGHISVNGRRVDIPSFRVRPGDLVAVAPKARDMLVIKSALISNERVQVPAWLEVDIEKLQGSVLALPQRDQIDLDIREQLIVELYSK; encoded by the coding sequence ATGGCTCGTTATACTGGAGCGGACTGCCGTTTGTGCCGTCGTGAAGGTGCGAAGCTCTTCCTGAAGGGCGACCGCTGCTACACGGAGAAGTGCGCGATGGAGCGCCGCAACTATGCCCCCGGCGAGGCCGGCAAGAAGCGCGTGAAGGAAAGCGAATATCGCCAGCAGCTGCGCGAGAAGCAGAAGACCAAGCGCATCTACGGCGTCATGGAAAAGCAGTTCCGCCACTATTACGACATGGCCAACCGCCAGCAGGGCGTTACCGGCGAGAACCTTCTGCGCATCCTGGAATCGCGCCTGGACAACGTCGTGTATCGTTTGGGCTTCGCCAAGTCTCGCGCTGAAGCTCGTCAGCAGGTGCGCCACGGACACATCTCCGTCAACGGCCGCCGCGTCGACATCCCGTCGTTCCGCGTGCGTCCCGGCGACCTTGTGGCTGTTGCTCCCAAGGCTCGCGACATGCTCGTCATCAAGAGCGCCCTTATCAGCAACGAGCGCGTGCAGGTTCCGGCCTGGCTCGAAGTTGACATCGAGAAACTTCAGGGCAGCGTGCTCGCCCTTCCGCAGCGCGATCAGATCGATCTGGACATCCGCGAACAGCTCATCGTCGAACTCTACTCGAAGTAA
- the rpsK gene encoding 30S ribosomal protein S11, which translates to MAKKNVRNTRVKRSERKNIAVGAAHIKSTFNNTIVSITDPQGNVIAWQSAGTVGFKGSRKSTPFAAQMAAEAAAKTAMEHGLRKVAVFVKGPGSGRETAIRSLQAAGLEVSSIQDCTPIPHNGCRPRKRRRV; encoded by the coding sequence ATGGCTAAGAAAAACGTACGCAACACGCGCGTCAAGCGTTCTGAGCGTAAGAATATTGCCGTGGGCGCTGCTCACATCAAGTCCACGTTCAACAACACCATCGTGAGCATCACTGATCCGCAAGGCAACGTCATTGCCTGGCAGTCGGCCGGCACCGTCGGCTTCAAGGGTTCGCGCAAGTCCACCCCGTTCGCCGCTCAAATGGCCGCCGAGGCTGCCGCCAAGACCGCCATGGAGCACGGCCTGCGCAAGGTGGCCGTGTTCGTGAAGGGCCCGGGTTCTGGCCGCGAGACCGCCATCCGCTCCCTGCAGGCTGCTGGCCTGGAGGTTTCGAGCATCCAGGATTGCACCCCCATCCCGCATAATGGCTGCCGTCCGCGCAAGCGTCGTCGCGTGTAA
- the rpsM gene encoding 30S ribosomal protein S13, with protein sequence MARLIGVDLPRDKRIEIALTYIYGIGLTTSKKIIAETGVDPDVRVKDLSEEDLTKLRDYIQANLKVEGDLHREVSQNVKRLMEIGCYRGLRHRRGLPVRGQRTHTNARTRKGPRKQIGGKKK encoded by the coding sequence ATGGCACGTCTTATTGGTGTCGATCTTCCCCGCGACAAGCGCATTGAGATCGCATTGACCTACATCTATGGCATCGGCCTGACCACCTCGAAGAAGATCATCGCGGAAACGGGCGTCGATCCGGACGTCCGCGTGAAGGATCTCTCCGAGGAGGACCTCACGAAGTTGCGCGACTACATTCAGGCCAACCTGAAAGTCGAAGGCGACCTGCATCGCGAGGTGAGCCAGAACGTGAAGCGTCTCATGGAGATCGGCTGCTACCGCGGCCTTCGCCATCGCCGCGGCCTGCCGGTTCGCGGCCAGCGCACGCACACGAACGCTCGCACGCGCAAGGGTCCTCGTAAGCAAATCGGCGGCAAGAAGAAGTAG
- the rpmJ gene encoding 50S ribosomal protein L36 produces the protein MKVRPSVKKMCDKCKIIRRHGKVLVICENPRHKQRQG, from the coding sequence ATGAAGGTACGCCCTTCGGTCAAAAAAATGTGCGACAAGTGCAAGATCATCCGACGCCACGGCAAGGTGCTCGTTATCTGCGAGAACCCGCGCCATAAGCAGCGTCAGGGCTAA
- the infA gene encoding translation initiation factor IF-1, translating into MTKQDVIELEGTVLEALPNAMFKVELENGHKILAHISGKMRMHYIKILPGDKVTVELSVYDLNRGRITYRFK; encoded by the coding sequence TTGACCAAACAAGACGTCATAGAGCTTGAAGGCACGGTGCTCGAAGCCCTGCCCAACGCCATGTTCAAGGTGGAGCTCGAAAACGGGCACAAGATCCTTGCCCACATCTCCGGCAAAATGCGCATGCACTACATCAAGATTCTGCCGGGCGACAAGGTCACGGTCGAACTGTCGGTGTACGACCTCAACCGCGGTCGCATCACCTATCGCTTCAAGTAA
- the feoB gene encoding ferrous iron transport protein B encodes MTTTLDKLPIGKAATVAAVGGEGSLRQHLLDMGMIPQATVAMVKHAPLGDPIEVRVRNYELTLRLADAERIVVEDVRNAELACPVAPGADRDLAFEPDDPLYARARAAEHPGLGERGKFHDRATEHPLPRDAELTFALVGNQNCGKTTLFNALTGANQHVGNFPGVTVDRKDGRIKDRPQTLVTDLPGIYSMSPYSSEEVVTREFLLGAPDGVDYSAEPGAEAPYDVSRRPRGIINIVDATNIERNLYLTMQLLELGIPTVLALNMMDEVEGNGGTIEVNRMEALLGIPVVPLVAAKNEGTAELVDHALHVARFQEPPSVQDFCPSDEHGGAVHRCLHGIMHLIEDHAERAGIPLRFAAAKLAEGDPMVLRRLQLDDNEKDALEHIVAQMEVERGLDRAAAIADMRFSFIERVCEQCVIKPQESREHARSVRIDRILTGPVTAIPAFVAIMAAVFWLTFNVIGAFLSDWLEAGISALTDIVSDVMAAAQVNDVLQSLVIDGVFNGVGSVLSFLPIIVTLFFFLSLLEDTGYMARIAFVMDKLLRRVGLSGRSIVPMLVGFGCTVPAVMASRTLPSERDRKMTILLTPFMSCSAKLPIYGFFAAAFFPTMAAAVMVGLYFGGILIGVLVALLLRRTLFSGEAVPFVMELPNYRFPSWRNVGQLLWEKAKDFLERAFTVIFVATIVIWFLQTFDFGMNVVADGEGSMLAVIAGWVSPVFAPLGFADWRVTSALVTGVMAKESVVSTLSILFGSTEAIVASLSALTALTFLVFCLLYTPCVAALAAVRRELGGAWALGVAGGALAVAWIAALCVRVVVGACLAAGLGAPAIAAVIVGIFVVVFAVVRLVGAKRARKEA; translated from the coding sequence GCGCGTGCGCAACTACGAACTGACGCTGCGCCTGGCCGACGCCGAACGCATCGTCGTGGAAGACGTGCGCAACGCCGAACTGGCGTGCCCCGTCGCGCCTGGCGCCGACCGCGACCTGGCCTTCGAACCGGACGATCCGCTGTACGCCCGCGCCCGCGCCGCCGAGCATCCCGGCCTGGGCGAGCGTGGCAAGTTCCACGACCGCGCGACCGAACACCCCCTCCCGCGCGACGCCGAGCTGACGTTTGCGCTGGTGGGGAACCAGAATTGCGGCAAGACCACGCTGTTCAACGCGCTGACGGGCGCCAACCAGCACGTCGGCAACTTCCCCGGCGTCACGGTCGACCGCAAGGACGGCCGCATCAAGGACCGCCCGCAAACGCTCGTCACCGACCTGCCGGGCATCTATTCCATGTCGCCTTATTCCAGCGAAGAGGTGGTCACGCGCGAGTTTCTGCTCGGCGCGCCGGACGGCGTCGATTACAGCGCCGAGCCGGGGGCCGAAGCGCCCTACGACGTGTCGCGCCGGCCGCGCGGCATCATCAACATCGTGGACGCCACGAACATCGAACGCAACCTCTACCTGACGATGCAGCTGCTTGAGCTGGGCATTCCGACGGTTTTGGCCCTCAACATGATGGACGAGGTGGAGGGCAACGGCGGCACCATCGAAGTGAACCGCATGGAGGCGCTGCTGGGCATTCCCGTCGTGCCGCTCGTGGCGGCGAAAAACGAGGGCACGGCCGAGCTCGTGGACCATGCGTTGCACGTGGCGCGGTTCCAGGAGCCGCCGTCGGTGCAGGACTTCTGTCCGTCCGACGAGCATGGCGGCGCGGTGCACCGGTGCCTGCACGGCATCATGCACCTCATCGAGGACCACGCCGAGCGGGCCGGCATTCCGCTGCGGTTTGCGGCGGCGAAGCTGGCGGAAGGCGACCCGATGGTGCTGCGCCGCCTGCAGCTCGACGACAACGAGAAGGACGCCCTCGAGCACATCGTGGCGCAGATGGAGGTCGAGCGCGGGCTTGACCGGGCGGCCGCCATCGCCGACATGCGCTTCTCGTTCATCGAGCGGGTGTGCGAGCAGTGCGTCATCAAGCCGCAGGAAAGCCGCGAGCACGCGCGTTCGGTGCGCATCGACCGCATTCTGACCGGGCCCGTCACGGCCATTCCGGCGTTTGTGGCCATCATGGCGGCGGTGTTTTGGCTCACGTTCAACGTCATCGGCGCGTTTCTGTCCGACTGGCTGGAGGCCGGCATCTCCGCATTGACCGACATAGTGTCGGATGTTATGGCCGCGGCCCAGGTCAACGACGTGCTGCAATCGCTCGTCATCGACGGCGTGTTCAACGGCGTGGGCAGCGTGCTGTCGTTTCTGCCCATCATCGTGACGCTGTTCTTCTTCCTGTCGCTGCTGGAAGACACGGGGTACATGGCCCGCATCGCGTTCGTGATGGACAAGCTGCTGCGTCGCGTGGGGCTGTCGGGCCGGTCGATCGTGCCGATGCTCGTCGGCTTCGGCTGCACCGTGCCCGCCGTCATGGCCAGCCGCACGCTGCCTTCCGAGCGCGACCGCAAGATGACCATCCTGCTCACGCCGTTCATGAGCTGTTCGGCCAAGCTGCCCATCTACGGCTTTTTCGCCGCCGCGTTCTTCCCGACCATGGCGGCCGCGGTCATGGTGGGGCTGTATTTCGGGGGCATCCTCATAGGCGTGCTCGTGGCGCTGCTTTTGCGTCGCACGCTGTTCTCCGGCGAGGCTGTGCCGTTCGTCATGGAGTTGCCGAACTACCGTTTTCCCAGTTGGCGCAATGTGGGACAGCTGCTGTGGGAAAAGGCGAAGGACTTTTTGGAACGTGCGTTCACCGTCATTTTCGTCGCGACTATCGTCATCTGGTTTCTGCAGACGTTCGACTTCGGCATGAACGTGGTGGCCGATGGGGAAGGGTCGATGCTGGCGGTCATCGCCGGGTGGGTGTCGCCGGTGTTCGCGCCGCTGGGATTTGCCGACTGGCGCGTGACCAGCGCCCTGGTGACCGGCGTCATGGCGAAGGAAAGCGTCGTGTCCACGCTGTCCATCTTGTTCGGGTCGACGGAAGCCATCGTGGCGTCGCTTTCTGCGCTGACGGCGCTCACGTTTTTGGTGTTTTGCCTGCTGTACACGCCGTGCGTGGCCGCGCTGGCTGCGGTGCGCCGCGAGCTGGGCGGCGCGTGGGCGCTCGGCGTGGCGGGAGGCGCGCTGGCGGTGGCCTGGATCGCGGCGCTGTGCGTGCGCGTGGTCGTGGGCGCCTGCTTGGCGGCGGGCCTGGGGGCGCCGGCCATCGCTGCCGTGATCGTCGGCATCTTCGTGGTCGTGTTCGCCGTCGTGCGCCTCGTCGGCGCGAAGCGTGCGCGGAAGGAGGCGTGA